A window of the Betaproteobacteria bacterium genome harbors these coding sequences:
- a CDS encoding outer membrane lipoprotein carrier protein LolA, protein MAELERTPHGRVSFTERHYTAVLDEPAQSSGELVFEPPDLLVKRTLKPRPMTLSAQGDVLTVEQGSRKHVVTLAEFPQAAPFIDSIRATLAGDRARLERHFRVEMSGTLEGWTLRLTPLEAPDAGGVRQIEIRGRSGRIDRMDILQADGDRSELSIGPAAP, encoded by the coding sequence ATGGCAGAACTCGAACGCACGCCGCATGGACGCGTGAGCTTCACCGAGAGGCACTACACGGCGGTGCTGGACGAGCCCGCGCAATCCTCCGGCGAGCTCGTCTTCGAGCCGCCCGATCTGCTCGTCAAGCGCACGCTCAAGCCGCGCCCCATGACCCTCTCGGCGCAAGGCGACGTGCTTACGGTCGAACAGGGCAGCCGCAAGCACGTGGTGACGCTCGCGGAGTTTCCGCAGGCGGCGCCGTTCATCGACAGCATCCGCGCCACGCTGGCCGGCGATCGCGCGCGACTCGAACGGCACTTCCGCGTCGAGATGTCCGGCACCCTCGAAGGCTGGACGCTGCGGCTCACGCCGCTCGAGGCACCAGACGCGGGCGGTGTCAGGCAGATCGAGATCCGCGGCCGCAGCGGCCGGATCGATCGCATGGACATCCTGCAGGCCGATGGCGACCGCTCCGAGCTGTCGATCGGGCCGGCGGCTCCATGA
- a CDS encoding acyl-CoA synthetase — MKAANAEWTRRRERGSGALLRAMIALSLRCGRRPTRVILYAIALYFFLFAPRARRSSRGYLRRALGRRPAARDRFRQVLYFATTIHDRVFLLNDRFHEFDISIEGEPLLREAIRAGRGGVLLGAHLGSFEVMRALGRHRAGLAVVMAMYEENARQLNAALAAICPDSPPEIEPLGDIGSMLRIGERLDEGAFVGFLADRTLAEEPVRRVPFLGAPADFPLGPMRAAAILRRPVIFMAGLYRGGNRYHLVFEAVADFSAVSRAERDACVAAAVDRYVGLLEKYCRLDPYDWFNFFEFWPPQAHDG, encoded by the coding sequence ATGAAGGCCGCGAACGCCGAGTGGACGCGCCGCCGGGAGCGCGGCAGCGGCGCGCTCCTGCGTGCCATGATCGCCTTGTCGCTGCGCTGCGGACGTCGCCCGACGCGCGTCATCCTGTACGCCATCGCACTGTATTTCTTCCTGTTCGCGCCGCGTGCGCGGCGCAGTTCGCGCGGCTATCTGCGCCGAGCACTCGGCCGCCGTCCTGCTGCACGCGACCGCTTCCGGCAGGTGCTGTACTTCGCCACCACGATTCACGACCGGGTATTCCTGCTCAACGACCGCTTCCACGAATTCGACATCTCGATCGAAGGTGAACCGCTGCTGCGTGAGGCGATACGGGCCGGGCGCGGCGGCGTTCTGCTCGGCGCTCACCTCGGCAGCTTCGAGGTCATGCGCGCGTTGGGGCGGCATCGCGCAGGCCTGGCGGTGGTGATGGCCATGTACGAGGAGAATGCGCGCCAGCTCAATGCGGCGCTGGCGGCCATCTGCCCCGATTCCCCGCCGGAGATCGAGCCGCTGGGTGACATCGGCTCCATGCTGCGCATCGGCGAGCGACTGGACGAGGGCGCTTTCGTCGGCTTTCTGGCCGACCGCACGCTGGCTGAGGAACCGGTGCGACGCGTCCCCTTCCTCGGCGCGCCCGCCGACTTTCCGCTCGGCCCGATGCGCGCCGCCGCCATCCTGCGGCGTCCGGTCATCTTCATGGCGGGGTTGTATCGCGGCGGCAATCGCTACCACCTCGTGTTCGAAGCTGTGGCAGACTTTTCCGCGGTTTCCCGCGCCGAGCGCGATGCCTGCGTGGCAGCGGCCGTCGACCGCTATGTCGGCCTGCTGGAAAAGTACTGCCGCCTCGATCCTTATGACTGGTTCAACTTCTTCGAATTTTGGCCGCCGCAGGCGCACGACGGCTAG
- a CDS encoding beta-hydroxyacyl-ACP dehydratase, protein MKVVSELRLAADHPAYAGHFPGNPVLPGVVLLDAALHCVATSRCYPPQRWQILSAKFLRVVRPGDVLHVEHEAAAGETVKWRIRAANEIVARGTFGPA, encoded by the coding sequence GTGAAAGTCGTATCCGAGCTGCGGCTCGCCGCAGATCATCCGGCCTATGCCGGTCACTTTCCCGGCAACCCGGTCCTGCCCGGCGTCGTGCTGCTGGACGCGGCCCTGCACTGCGTGGCGACCTCCCGCTGTTATCCGCCGCAGCGCTGGCAGATCCTCTCCGCCAAGTTCCTGCGGGTGGTGCGGCCCGGCGATGTCTTGCACGTCGAGCACGAGGCAGCCGCGGGCGAAACGGTGAAGTGGCGCATCCGCGCCGCGAATGAGATCGTGGCGCGCGGCACCTTCGGCCCGGCATGA
- a CDS encoding acyl-CoA synthetase has protein sequence MGFDSPVPLIGHASDSTIAYRHGKAITAARFLAELQQVAAILPPGRHLLNACADRYHFAVGLCAALVTGKVSLLPSTHTPEVIRWLREFAADAHCLTDDPGCTIDLPRLVYPAVLRPAVGNWQVPRIDPGGLAALVFTSGSTGAPVPHAKTWGNLLLSVCAEAERLGIDRTHLPAILGTVPPQHMYGFETTVLMPLASGAALCAERPFYPADIALALSKLPRPRVLVTTPIHLRALLNCGVTLPSVDLCVCATAPLADALAGQAEAAFQAPLVEIYGATETGQIASRLTTRDARWHLWPGVRLQLEGGQAFAEGGHVETRTALNDILEPIGEHYFHLHGRNTDLVNIAGKRGSFGYLNHQLNAIDGVVDGAFFLREPLPSEVGVSRLGALVVAPTLDAPTILQALRSRIDAVFLPRPLLFVERLPRNATGKLSQDALQALARSLLEREHDG, from the coding sequence GTGGGATTCGACTCGCCCGTCCCGCTGATCGGTCACGCGTCCGATTCCACCATCGCCTATCGGCACGGCAAGGCGATCACCGCCGCGCGCTTTCTCGCCGAGCTGCAGCAGGTGGCAGCAATCCTGCCGCCGGGCCGGCACCTGCTCAACGCATGCGCCGATCGCTACCACTTCGCCGTGGGACTGTGCGCCGCGCTCGTCACGGGCAAGGTGAGTCTGCTGCCCTCCACCCACACGCCGGAGGTCATCCGCTGGCTGCGCGAGTTCGCCGCTGACGCGCACTGTCTCACGGACGACCCCGGCTGCACCATCGATCTGCCGCGGCTGGTCTACCCCGCTGTCCTCCGCCCGGCCGTGGGGAACTGGCAAGTGCCCCGGATCGACCCCGGCGGCCTCGCCGCCCTCGTCTTTACCTCGGGCTCCACCGGCGCGCCCGTCCCGCACGCCAAGACCTGGGGCAATCTGCTCCTCTCGGTGTGCGCCGAGGCCGAGCGTCTCGGCATCGATCGCACTCATCTGCCCGCCATCCTCGGCACGGTGCCACCGCAGCACATGTACGGCTTCGAGACCACCGTGCTGATGCCGCTCGCCAGCGGCGCTGCCCTCTGCGCCGAGCGGCCGTTCTATCCGGCGGACATCGCACTCGCGCTGTCCAAGCTGCCACGTCCGCGCGTGCTGGTCACCACGCCCATACACCTGCGCGCCTTGCTCAATTGCGGCGTGACGCTGCCGTCGGTCGACCTGTGCGTATGCGCAACCGCACCCCTGGCCGATGCGCTGGCAGGACAGGCCGAGGCAGCGTTCCAGGCACCGCTCGTCGAAATCTACGGCGCCACCGAGACCGGGCAGATCGCCTCGCGGCTGACCACGCGCGACGCGCGGTGGCACCTCTGGCCCGGGGTGCGGCTGCAACTCGAGGGCGGGCAGGCCTTCGCCGAAGGCGGCCACGTCGAAACGCGCACCGCGCTGAACGACATTCTCGAGCCGATCGGCGAGCACTATTTCCATCTCCACGGCCGCAACACGGATCTGGTCAACATCGCCGGCAAGCGCGGTTCCTTCGGTTATCTCAACCACCAGCTCAACGCCATCGACGGCGTGGTGGACGGTGCCTTCTTTCTGCGCGAGCCGCTGCCGTCCGAAGTCGGCGTGAGCCGGCTCGGCGCGCTGGTGGTCGCCCCCACCCTCGACGCGCCTACCATCCTGCAGGCGCTGCGCTCGCGCATCGACGCCGTCTTCCTGCCGCGTCCCCTGCTGTTCGTCGAGCGACTGCCCCGCAACGCAACCGGCAAACTGTCGCAGGACGCGCTGCAGGCGCTGGCGCGCTCCCTCCTCGAACGCGAGCACGACGGCTGA
- a CDS encoding acyl carrier protein, with product MSENASRRESTGPLADAALLHEVAQLLVGSLNLEVDAGDIDPQAPLYGEGLGLDSIDILELALVVSKRYGVQLRANNSDNVKIFASLQALCDYIAAHRSE from the coding sequence ATGTCCGAGAACGCATCGCGAAGGGAGTCGACCGGGCCGCTGGCAGACGCCGCGTTGCTGCACGAAGTCGCGCAGCTCCTGGTCGGGTCACTCAATCTGGAAGTCGACGCTGGCGATATCGATCCGCAGGCGCCGCTGTACGGCGAAGGCCTGGGCCTCGATTCCATCGACATTCTCGAACTGGCGCTGGTGGTCTCCAAGCGTTACGGCGTGCAACTGCGCGCGAACAACAGCGACAACGTGAAGATCTTTGCGTCCCTGCAGGCGCTCTGCGACTACATCGCGGCGCATCGGAGCGAATGA
- a CDS encoding glycosyltransferase family 2 protein, which produces MSTPSTTHLVLIPSYNPGPLVYDTVRNARAQWSPVWVVVDGSTDGTTEELARMARHDSGLSVLIQPRNAGKGAAVFAGLAAAQAAGFTHALTMDADGQHPAERIGDFMAASREHPDSMILGEPVFDASAPRIRVRGRRVSNFWTNLETLWSGVHDSLFGFRVYPIAPLVSIMRSSRWMRRFDFDTEAVVRMVWHGVTPRNMPTAVRYLRPEQGGVSHFRYGRDNALLTWMHIRLFAGFLLRLPGLLARRWNRTRGL; this is translated from the coding sequence GTGAGCACGCCGAGCACGACCCACCTGGTACTGATCCCCAGCTACAATCCCGGCCCGCTGGTCTACGACACCGTGCGCAACGCCCGTGCCCAGTGGTCTCCGGTGTGGGTCGTCGTCGATGGCAGCACGGATGGCACCACCGAAGAACTCGCGCGCATGGCACGGCATGACTCCGGCCTGTCGGTTCTGATCCAGCCCAGGAATGCCGGCAAGGGTGCCGCCGTTTTCGCCGGCCTCGCCGCCGCGCAGGCAGCGGGCTTCACACATGCCCTCACCATGGATGCCGATGGCCAGCACCCCGCCGAGCGCATCGGCGACTTCATGGCCGCTTCGCGGGAACATCCGGACAGCATGATCCTCGGTGAACCGGTGTTCGATGCGAGTGCGCCGCGGATCCGCGTGCGCGGCCGGCGCGTCTCCAACTTCTGGACCAACCTGGAAACGCTGTGGAGCGGCGTGCACGATTCGCTCTTCGGCTTCAGGGTCTATCCCATCGCGCCGCTCGTGTCGATCATGCGGTCGAGCCGCTGGATGCGACGCTTCGATTTCGACACGGAGGCCGTCGTGCGCATGGTGTGGCACGGGGTCACGCCGCGGAATATGCCGACCGCCGTCCGCTACCTGCGGCCCGAGCAGGGTGGCGTGTCGCATTTCAGGTACGGGCGCGACAACGCCCTGCTGACCTGGATGCACATCCGCCTTTTCGCAGGCTTCCTGCTGCGCCTGCCCGGGCTCCTGGCGCGCCGGTGGAACAGGACTCGGGGCCTATAG
- a CDS encoding 1-acyl-sn-glycerol-3-phosphate acyltransferase translates to MRRTGKILLEYLTLYASLAILGTISLIWNLFALPLHLVLPATLGTRIGRRAIQLGYAAYVLTLQAMGAYKLDLGAIDALRGEPALILAPNHPQLIDALLILTRHPNIVCVMKSALMRNPFLGAGARLARYIGNDSPRQMIKEAVRQLQSGSVLLLFPEGTRTQRPPINPLKSSIGVIAKHARVPVQTLLVETDSPYLGKGWPLFQRPTLPITYRVRLGKRFDPPEDAAALVAELQQYFAAELANAPQNLWLKRRAPPRSEFAAAPDA, encoded by the coding sequence ATGCGACGAACCGGGAAAATCCTGCTGGAGTATCTGACGCTGTATGCCTCGCTCGCGATCCTGGGCACCATCAGCCTCATCTGGAATCTGTTCGCGCTGCCGCTCCACCTTGTTTTGCCGGCGACGCTCGGCACCCGCATCGGGCGCCGCGCCATCCAGCTGGGCTATGCCGCGTACGTGCTGACGCTGCAGGCCATGGGCGCCTACAAACTCGACCTTGGCGCCATCGACGCCTTGCGCGGCGAACCGGCGCTCATCCTCGCGCCCAACCACCCGCAGCTCATCGATGCCCTGCTGATACTCACACGCCACCCGAATATCGTGTGCGTAATGAAGTCCGCGCTCATGCGCAATCCCTTCCTCGGTGCCGGCGCACGGCTCGCGCGCTATATCGGCAACGATTCGCCGCGCCAGATGATCAAGGAGGCGGTGCGGCAACTGCAAAGCGGCAGCGTGCTGCTGCTGTTCCCCGAAGGCACGCGCACGCAGCGGCCGCCCATCAATCCGCTCAAGTCGAGCATCGGCGTGATCGCGAAGCACGCGCGGGTTCCCGTGCAGACGCTGCTGGTGGAAACCGATTCTCCCTACCTGGGCAAGGGCTGGCCGCTGTTTCAGCGCCCGACACTGCCGATCACCTACCGCGTGCGGCTCGGCAAGCGCTTCGATCCGCCGGAGGACGCCGCGGCACTCGTCGCCGAACTGCAGCAGTACTTCGCCGCGGAGCTGGCCAACGCGCCGCAGAATCTCTGGCTCAAGCGGCGCGCTCCACCGCGTTCGGAATTCGCGGCAGCACCGGACGCGTGA
- a CDS encoding FAD-dependent oxidoreductase, with the protein MNQDADPTTGGSADLADVVVIGGGPAGSTAATELAARGRRVVLLEKSRHPRFHIGESLLPANLPIFARLGVADSVRNIGMLKWGAEFISSADGRQQQFEFADTWDKSQPYAYQVRRSELDEILFRNASTRGAQAIEGCRVRHVEFLEGGAGVRVHAEHEDGRRQSWHASHVIDASGRDTLLGKHFDIKRRNRRHASSALYAHFTGAVRNCDRREGNISIYWFDHGWFWFIPLRDGVTSVGAVVWPHYLQSRKVPVADFFRDTIALCPPLAERLRHAELASPVEATGNYSYSSLRSHGPNYLIAGDAYAFIDPVFSSGVMLAMNSGLEAAITLDRILTAPHEARAALRRYDRLMRHGPKEFSWFIYRVTNPTMRELFLAPRNVLRMKEALLSVLAGDIFGRTPIWASLRAFKILYYLDCAFHPQRSLRAWRRRAFNIRSADV; encoded by the coding sequence ATGAATCAAGACGCCGATCCCACGACGGGCGGGTCTGCGGACCTGGCCGACGTGGTGGTCATCGGCGGCGGTCCGGCGGGTTCGACGGCCGCCACGGAACTGGCTGCCCGCGGGCGGCGTGTCGTGCTGCTGGAGAAATCCCGCCATCCCCGTTTTCACATCGGCGAATCCCTCCTGCCGGCCAACCTGCCGATCTTCGCACGCCTCGGCGTGGCCGACTCGGTGCGCAACATCGGCATGCTGAAATGGGGAGCGGAATTCATCTCCTCCGCCGACGGCAGGCAACAGCAGTTCGAGTTCGCGGACACCTGGGACAAGTCGCAGCCATACGCCTATCAGGTACGCCGCTCGGAACTCGACGAGATCCTTTTCCGCAACGCCTCCACCCGCGGCGCCCAGGCCATCGAGGGTTGCCGCGTGCGCCACGTCGAGTTCCTCGAAGGCGGTGCCGGTGTGCGCGTGCACGCCGAACATGAGGATGGTCGTCGCCAGTCCTGGCACGCGAGTCATGTCATCGACGCCTCGGGGCGCGACACCCTCCTCGGCAAGCATTTCGACATCAAGCGCCGCAACCGGCGTCACGCGAGCTCGGCGCTGTACGCGCATTTCACCGGTGCCGTGCGCAATTGCGACCGGCGCGAGGGCAACATCAGCATCTACTGGTTCGACCACGGATGGTTCTGGTTCATCCCGCTACGCGATGGCGTGACCAGCGTGGGTGCGGTGGTGTGGCCCCACTATCTGCAGTCCCGCAAGGTGCCGGTGGCCGATTTCTTCCGCGACACGATCGCGCTCTGTCCCCCGCTCGCCGAACGCCTGCGGCATGCGGAACTGGCCTCGCCGGTCGAGGCGACCGGCAATTACTCGTACTCCTCGCTGCGCAGTCATGGCCCCAACTACCTGATCGCCGGCGATGCCTACGCGTTCATCGATCCCGTGTTTTCGTCGGGGGTGATGCTGGCGATGAACTCCGGTCTGGAGGCGGCGATCACCCTGGACCGCATCCTCACCGCCCCGCACGAGGCCCGCGCCGCGCTGCGCCGCTATGACCGCCTGATGCGGCACGGCCCGAAGGAGTTCTCCTGGTTCATCTATCGCGTCACCAATCCGACCATGCGCGAGCTCTTCCTGGCGCCGCGCAACGTGCTGCGCATGAAGGAAGCGCTGCTGTCGGTGCTGGCGGGCGACATCTTCGGACGCACTCCGATCTGGGCCAGCCTGCGCGCCTTCAAGATCCTCTATTACCTCGACTGTGCGTTTCACCCGCAGCGGTCCCTGCGCGCGTGGCGGCGCCGCGCCTTCAACATCCGATCGGCCGACGTCTAG